One genomic segment of Panicum virgatum strain AP13 chromosome 2N, P.virgatum_v5, whole genome shotgun sequence includes these proteins:
- the LOC120659652 gene encoding splicing factor 3B subunit 3-like isoform X4 — translation MHRFFAIANIELSKPGNLRHQLGRVLAIDRESSFVAVSAYEDKFALIHVSVCQSPHGSGRGVISDKKYFYPPENEEDARTVSGASRTSIRGTIWTMRFISTSQGEEYYPVLAMIINRKGSDVNDLSLFGHESSSDVISHISDYSEIGPLALDISEIPEMLGFALLFRVGDALLLDLRNPSNVCCIRRISLTTSLIGEQVTVEDSCPGLDVDDDVAACALLELRDSANNILKDDGYMDIDGVDSRGSVKSRIICSWSWEPPDPIRQGWARLLFCLDDGEFHILDFTSDVEGVKLYTFEYVDRSLPCKPLLWMKNTMIIGFVEMGDGMIFKLGHRRLFLKSTIQNVAPILDLAIADYHGEKQDQMFACCGMCPEGSLRVLRNGVNVEKLLRTEAIYQGVTGLWTLRMKTNDAYHSFLVLSFVEETRILSVGLSFNDISDAVGFQPDVCTLACGLVTDGLLVQIHSKGVKLCLPTVYAHPEGAPLTSPICTNWYPDITISVGAVGHNIVVVATSNPCCLYVLGLRSSSPYQYELYETQHVQLQYEVSCISIPQEELRPDNVTLSGGERDNFSNNPSADVNVRKFAVIGTHKPSVEIISVEPGEALRLLTIGTISVNNALGAPVSGCIPENVRFVAAERFYILAGLRNGMLLRFESEATEHYFPGSFYKDSSIPSVTAFLQLISIRRIGITPVFLVPIHDSANADIIVLSDRPWLLHAARHSLAYSSISFLPASHVTPVSSVDCPNGLLFVAESCLHLVEMVHGKRLNAQKFSIGGTPRKVLYHNESRTLLVLRTGLSGASCSSDIVQVDPQNGVLLSRYKCEPGETAKCMQITKIGSDQVLVVGTSRSAGRSMMSNGEAESTKGRLIVLSLEAVESPRESSSFIPTSSFNPSSHSGSPFHDIIGYTTEEFSSNSLCSSPDEFCCNQIQAEQMAGHLRSLSHATLSGAVLAVYPYLDRYVLAAAGNAIYVFGFANENPHRMKKCTVGRTRFTITCLKTFASRIAVGDCRDGVLFYSYNESHRKLELIYSDPAQRLVGDIALLNCETAVVSDRRGSISVLSSTRLEISESPQKNLAVNCSFYMGETAMSIQKTAFRYRLPIDDDTDPVLESAYNCIVASTLLGSLFVMIPLTSEEHQLLQDVQERLSVHPLTAPVLGNDHAEFRQRGIPSGIPPILDGDMLVQFLELTGEQQQAILAHALPGKGPRRPVSVFEVLRTLERVHYALN, via the exons ATGCATAG GTTCTTTGCAATTGCCAATATTGAGTTATCCAAACCAGGAAATCTGAGGCATCAGCTGGGAAGAGTTTTAGCTATAGATCGAGA ATCTAGTTTTGTTGCTGTCAGTGCATATGAGGATAAGTTTGCCCTTATACATGTTTCAGTGTGCCAGAGTCCTCATGGTTCTGGCAGAGGTGTCATTTCTGACAAG AAATATTTTTATCCACCAGAAAATGAGGAGGATGCCAGAACTGTAAGTGGTGCATCTAGGACCAGCATCCGAGGTACAATTTGGACCATGCGCTTCATATCGACATCCCAAGGTGAAGAATACTATCCAGTTTTGGCGATGATAATCAACAG GAAGGGCTCTGATGTGAATGACTTGTCATTATTTGGACATGAATCCAGCAGTGATGTTATCAGCCACATCTCTGATTATTCAGAAATCGGACCATTAGCACTTGACATATCAGAAATTCCTGAAATGCTTGGCTTTGCACTTCTGTTTCGTGTTGGTGATGCTTTACTGTTGGATCTTAGAAACCCAAGTAACGTCTGTTGTATCCGAAGAATTAGCTTAACTACTAGCCTGATTGGAGAACAAGTCACTGTTGAAGATTCCTGTCCAGGATTAGACGTTGATGACGATGTGGCTGCTTGTGCTTTGTTAGAACTGAGAGATTCTGCAAATAATATACTGAAGGATGATGGTTATATGGACATTGATGGCGTTGACAGCAGAGGTAGCGTGAAATCAAGGATCATTTGCTCATGGAGCTGGGAGCCACCTGACCCAATCAGACAAGGATGGGCAAGGCTTCTATTTTGCTTAGATGATGGAGAATTTCATATTTTGGATTTTACTTCTGATGTTGAAGGAGTCAAGCTGTACACCTTTGAGTATGTTGATAGGAGTTTGCCCTGCAAACCTCTTTTGTGGATGAAAAATACAATGATAATAGGCTTTGTAGAGATGGGGGATGGTATGATCTTTAAACTTGGCCATCGTAGATTGTTTCTTAAAAGCACAATTCAGAATGTAGCACCGATATTGGATCTAGCAATTGCTGATTACCACGGTGAGAAACAGGATCAGATGTTTGCATGTTGTGGTATGTGCCCTGAGGGCTCTTTGCGAGTTTTACGAAACGGTGTCAATGTGGAGAAACTTCTGAGGACTGAGGCTATTTATCAGGGTGTTACTGGATTGTGGACTTTGAGAATGAAAACAAATGATGCTTACCACTCTTTTCTTGTGTTATCATTTGTGGAGGAAACCAGAATACTGTCAGTAGGACTAAGTTTTAACGACATCAGTGATGCTGTGGGATTCCAGCCTGATGTTTGCACTTTGGCGTGTGGTTTGGTGACTGATGGTTTGCTCGTGCAAATTCACAGCAAAGGTGTAAAGCTCTGTTTGCCTACAGTATATGCTCACCCTGAGGGTGCCCCTTTAACTTCTCCAATTTGCACCAACTGGTACCCTGATATCACTATCAGTGTTGGTGCTGTAGGACATAATATTGTTGTTGTCGCTACATCAAATCCCTGCTGCCTATATGTCCTTGGACTCAGATCATCTTCGCCTTACCAGTACGAATTGTATGAGACACAGCATGTTCAATTACAATATGAAGTATCATGCATATCCATCCCACAAGAGGAATTGAGACCTGATAATGTAACATTGAGTGGTGGAGAGCGTGATAATTTTAGTAACAATCCCTCAGCTGATGTTAATGTCCGCAAGTTTGCTGTTATTGGAACTCATAAACCTTCTGTGGAAATCATCTCCGTGGAACCTGGAGAAGCATTAAGGTTATTGACTATTGGGACTATATCAGTGAACAATGCACTTGGTGCTCCTGTTAGTGGTTGTATACCTGAAAATGTGAGGTTTGTTGCGGCTGAGAGGTTTTACATCCTTGCAGGCTTGAGAAATGGAATGCTACTAAGATTTGAATCAGAAGCAACCGAGCATTATTTTCCTGGTTCCTTCTACAAGGACTCTTCTATCCCTTCTGTTACTGCATTCCTTCAGTTGATTTCGATAAGGCGGATTGGAATTACTCCTGTATTCTTGGTACCAATACATGATTCAGCTAATGCTGATATCATTGTTCTCAGTGATAGGCCTTGGCTATTACATGCGGCCAGACATAGTCTGGCATATTCATCCATTTCATTTCTACCTGCTTCGCATGTGACACCAGTGTCATCTGTTGATTGCCCCAATGGTCTACTGTTTGTTGCTGAGAGCTGTTTGCATTTG GTTGAAATGGTTCATGGGAAGCGATTGAATGCACAAAAGTTTTCAATTGGGGGAACTCCAAGGAAAGTGCTATACCATAATGAAAGCAGAACACTATTGGTACTAAGAACTGGGCTAAGTGGTGCATCATGTTCTTCGGATATTGTCCAAGTAGATCCACAAAATGGGGTATTGCTTTCCAGATATAAATGTGAACCTGGTGAAACAGCAAAGTGCATGCAAATTACAAAAATAGGAAGTGACCAAGTTTTAGTTGTTGGAACCAGTAGATCTGCTGGACGGTCAATGATGTCAAATGGTGAAGCAGAAAG TACCAAGGGACGCCTGATTGTTTTAAGCTTGGAGGCCGTTGAAAGTCCACGTGAGAGCAGTTCATTTATTCCAACCTCTAGTTTTAATCCCTCCTCACATTCTGGCTCTCCTTTCCATGATATTATTGGATATACAACTGAAGAATTTTCTAGTAACAGTCTGTGCAGCAGTCCTGATGAGTTTTGCTGCAACCAGATTCAAGCTGAACAAATGGCAGGACATTTGAGATCATTGTCTCATGCCACATTGAGTGGTGCAGTTCTTGCTGTGTACCCATATCTAGATCGTTATGTGTTGGCTGCTGCTGGTAATGCG ATTTATGTATTTGGTTTCGCAAATGAAAATCCCCATAGGATGAAAAAATGCACTGTTGGTAGAACACGGTTTACAATAACTTGTTTGAAGACATTTGCATCACGGATTGCAGTTGGTGATTGTCGTGATGGTGTTCTATTCTATTCTTATAATGAG AGTCATAGGAAATTGGAATTGATCTATTCTGATCCTGCTCAAAGATTGGTGGGTGATATTGCACTTTTAAATTGTGAGACAGCTGTGGTATCAGATCGGCGTGGGAGCATATCTGTATTATCTTCCACAAGATTGGAAA TTTCAGAAAGTCCACAGAAGAACTTAGCCGTAAATTGTTCATTTTATATGGGTGAAACAGCTATGAGCATTCAGAAG ACTGCATTCAGGTATCGGCTTCcaattgatgatgatactgaCCCGGTGCTTGAGTCTGCTTATAATTGTATTGTGGCAAGTACCTTGCTGGGAAGTCTCTTTGTCATGATTCCACTTACAAG
- the LOC120659652 gene encoding splicing factor 3B subunit 3-like isoform X3: MHRFFAIANIELSKPGNLRHQLGRVLAIDRESSFVAVSAYEDKFALIHVSVCQSPHGSGRGVISDKKYFYPPENEEDARTVSGASRTSIRGTIWTMRFISTSQGEEYYPVLAMIINRKGSDVNDLSLFGHESSSDVISHISDYSEIGPLALDISEIPEMLGFALLFRVGDALLLDLRNPSNVCCIRRISLTTSLIGEQVTVEDSCPGLDVDDDVAACALLELRDSANNILKDDGYMDIDGVDSRGSVKSRIICSWSWEPPDPIRQGWARLLFCLDDGEFHILDFTSDVEGVKLYTFEYVDRSLPCKPLLWMKNTMIIGFVEMGDGMIFKLGHRRLFLKSTIQNVAPILDLAIADYHGEKQDQMFACCGMCPEGSLRVLRNGVNVEKLLRTEAIYQGVTGLWTLRMKTNDAYHSFLVLSFVEETRILSVGLSFNDISDAVGFQPDVCTLACGLVTDGLLVQIHSKGVKLCLPTVYAHPEGAPLTSPICTNWYPDITISVGAVGHNIVVVATSNPCCLYVLGLRSSSPYQYELYETQHVQLQYEVSCISIPQEELRPDNVTLSGGERDNFSNNPSADVNVRKFAVIGTHKPSVEIISVEPGEALRLLTIGTISVNNALGAPVSGCIPENVRFVAAERFYILAGLRNGMLLRFESEATEHYFPGSFYKDSSIPSVTAFLQLISIRRIGITPVFLVPIHDSANADIIVLSDRPWLLHAARHSLAYSSISFLPASHVTPVSSVDCPNGLLFVAESCLHLVEMVHGKRLNAQKFSIGGTPRKVLYHNESRTLLVLRTGLSGASCSSDIVQVDPQNGVLLSRYKCEPGETAKCMQITKIGSDQVLVVGTSRSAGRSMMSNGEAESSTKGRLIVLSLEAVESPRESSSFIPTSSFNPSSHSGSPFHDIIGYTTEEFSSNSLCSSPDEFCCNQIQAEQMAGHLRSLSHATLSGAVLAVYPYLDRYVLAAAGNAIYVFGFANENPHRMKKCTVGRTRFTITCLKTFASRIAVGDCRDGVLFYSYNESHRKLELIYSDPAQRLVGDIALLNCETAVVSDRRGSISVLSSTRLEISESPQKNLAVNCSFYMGETAMSIQKTAFRYRLPIDDDTDPVLESAYNCIVASTLLGSLFVMIPLTSEEHQLLQDVQERLSVHPLTAPVLGNDHAEFRQRGIPSGIPPILDGDMLVQFLELTGEQQQAILAHALPGKGPRRPVSVFEVLRTLERVHYALN, translated from the exons ATGCATAG GTTCTTTGCAATTGCCAATATTGAGTTATCCAAACCAGGAAATCTGAGGCATCAGCTGGGAAGAGTTTTAGCTATAGATCGAGA ATCTAGTTTTGTTGCTGTCAGTGCATATGAGGATAAGTTTGCCCTTATACATGTTTCAGTGTGCCAGAGTCCTCATGGTTCTGGCAGAGGTGTCATTTCTGACAAG AAATATTTTTATCCACCAGAAAATGAGGAGGATGCCAGAACTGTAAGTGGTGCATCTAGGACCAGCATCCGAGGTACAATTTGGACCATGCGCTTCATATCGACATCCCAAGGTGAAGAATACTATCCAGTTTTGGCGATGATAATCAACAG GAAGGGCTCTGATGTGAATGACTTGTCATTATTTGGACATGAATCCAGCAGTGATGTTATCAGCCACATCTCTGATTATTCAGAAATCGGACCATTAGCACTTGACATATCAGAAATTCCTGAAATGCTTGGCTTTGCACTTCTGTTTCGTGTTGGTGATGCTTTACTGTTGGATCTTAGAAACCCAAGTAACGTCTGTTGTATCCGAAGAATTAGCTTAACTACTAGCCTGATTGGAGAACAAGTCACTGTTGAAGATTCCTGTCCAGGATTAGACGTTGATGACGATGTGGCTGCTTGTGCTTTGTTAGAACTGAGAGATTCTGCAAATAATATACTGAAGGATGATGGTTATATGGACATTGATGGCGTTGACAGCAGAGGTAGCGTGAAATCAAGGATCATTTGCTCATGGAGCTGGGAGCCACCTGACCCAATCAGACAAGGATGGGCAAGGCTTCTATTTTGCTTAGATGATGGAGAATTTCATATTTTGGATTTTACTTCTGATGTTGAAGGAGTCAAGCTGTACACCTTTGAGTATGTTGATAGGAGTTTGCCCTGCAAACCTCTTTTGTGGATGAAAAATACAATGATAATAGGCTTTGTAGAGATGGGGGATGGTATGATCTTTAAACTTGGCCATCGTAGATTGTTTCTTAAAAGCACAATTCAGAATGTAGCACCGATATTGGATCTAGCAATTGCTGATTACCACGGTGAGAAACAGGATCAGATGTTTGCATGTTGTGGTATGTGCCCTGAGGGCTCTTTGCGAGTTTTACGAAACGGTGTCAATGTGGAGAAACTTCTGAGGACTGAGGCTATTTATCAGGGTGTTACTGGATTGTGGACTTTGAGAATGAAAACAAATGATGCTTACCACTCTTTTCTTGTGTTATCATTTGTGGAGGAAACCAGAATACTGTCAGTAGGACTAAGTTTTAACGACATCAGTGATGCTGTGGGATTCCAGCCTGATGTTTGCACTTTGGCGTGTGGTTTGGTGACTGATGGTTTGCTCGTGCAAATTCACAGCAAAGGTGTAAAGCTCTGTTTGCCTACAGTATATGCTCACCCTGAGGGTGCCCCTTTAACTTCTCCAATTTGCACCAACTGGTACCCTGATATCACTATCAGTGTTGGTGCTGTAGGACATAATATTGTTGTTGTCGCTACATCAAATCCCTGCTGCCTATATGTCCTTGGACTCAGATCATCTTCGCCTTACCAGTACGAATTGTATGAGACACAGCATGTTCAATTACAATATGAAGTATCATGCATATCCATCCCACAAGAGGAATTGAGACCTGATAATGTAACATTGAGTGGTGGAGAGCGTGATAATTTTAGTAACAATCCCTCAGCTGATGTTAATGTCCGCAAGTTTGCTGTTATTGGAACTCATAAACCTTCTGTGGAAATCATCTCCGTGGAACCTGGAGAAGCATTAAGGTTATTGACTATTGGGACTATATCAGTGAACAATGCACTTGGTGCTCCTGTTAGTGGTTGTATACCTGAAAATGTGAGGTTTGTTGCGGCTGAGAGGTTTTACATCCTTGCAGGCTTGAGAAATGGAATGCTACTAAGATTTGAATCAGAAGCAACCGAGCATTATTTTCCTGGTTCCTTCTACAAGGACTCTTCTATCCCTTCTGTTACTGCATTCCTTCAGTTGATTTCGATAAGGCGGATTGGAATTACTCCTGTATTCTTGGTACCAATACATGATTCAGCTAATGCTGATATCATTGTTCTCAGTGATAGGCCTTGGCTATTACATGCGGCCAGACATAGTCTGGCATATTCATCCATTTCATTTCTACCTGCTTCGCATGTGACACCAGTGTCATCTGTTGATTGCCCCAATGGTCTACTGTTTGTTGCTGAGAGCTGTTTGCATTTG GTTGAAATGGTTCATGGGAAGCGATTGAATGCACAAAAGTTTTCAATTGGGGGAACTCCAAGGAAAGTGCTATACCATAATGAAAGCAGAACACTATTGGTACTAAGAACTGGGCTAAGTGGTGCATCATGTTCTTCGGATATTGTCCAAGTAGATCCACAAAATGGGGTATTGCTTTCCAGATATAAATGTGAACCTGGTGAAACAGCAAAGTGCATGCAAATTACAAAAATAGGAAGTGACCAAGTTTTAGTTGTTGGAACCAGTAGATCTGCTGGACGGTCAATGATGTCAAATGGTGAAGCAGAAAG CAGTACCAAGGGACGCCTGATTGTTTTAAGCTTGGAGGCCGTTGAAAGTCCACGTGAGAGCAGTTCATTTATTCCAACCTCTAGTTTTAATCCCTCCTCACATTCTGGCTCTCCTTTCCATGATATTATTGGATATACAACTGAAGAATTTTCTAGTAACAGTCTGTGCAGCAGTCCTGATGAGTTTTGCTGCAACCAGATTCAAGCTGAACAAATGGCAGGACATTTGAGATCATTGTCTCATGCCACATTGAGTGGTGCAGTTCTTGCTGTGTACCCATATCTAGATCGTTATGTGTTGGCTGCTGCTGGTAATGCG ATTTATGTATTTGGTTTCGCAAATGAAAATCCCCATAGGATGAAAAAATGCACTGTTGGTAGAACACGGTTTACAATAACTTGTTTGAAGACATTTGCATCACGGATTGCAGTTGGTGATTGTCGTGATGGTGTTCTATTCTATTCTTATAATGAG AGTCATAGGAAATTGGAATTGATCTATTCTGATCCTGCTCAAAGATTGGTGGGTGATATTGCACTTTTAAATTGTGAGACAGCTGTGGTATCAGATCGGCGTGGGAGCATATCTGTATTATCTTCCACAAGATTGGAAA TTTCAGAAAGTCCACAGAAGAACTTAGCCGTAAATTGTTCATTTTATATGGGTGAAACAGCTATGAGCATTCAGAAG ACTGCATTCAGGTATCGGCTTCcaattgatgatgatactgaCCCGGTGCTTGAGTCTGCTTATAATTGTATTGTGGCAAGTACCTTGCTGGGAAGTCTCTTTGTCATGATTCCACTTACAAG
- the LOC120659652 gene encoding splicing factor 3B subunit 3-like isoform X6: protein MRFISTSQGEEYYPVLAMIINRKGSDVNDLSLFGHESSSDVISHISDYSEIGPLALDISEIPEMLGFALLFRVGDALLLDLRNPSNVCCIRRISLTTSLIGEQVTVEDSCPGLDVDDDVAACALLELRDSANNILKDDGYMDIDGVDSRGSVKSRIICSWSWEPPDPIRQGWARLLFCLDDGEFHILDFTSDVEGVKLYTFEYVDRSLPCKPLLWMKNTMIIGFVEMGDGMIFKLGHRRLFLKSTIQNVAPILDLAIADYHGEKQDQMFACCGMCPEGSLRVLRNGVNVEKLLRTEAIYQGVTGLWTLRMKTNDAYHSFLVLSFVEETRILSVGLSFNDISDAVGFQPDVCTLACGLVTDGLLVQIHSKGVKLCLPTVYAHPEGAPLTSPICTNWYPDITISVGAVGHNIVVVATSNPCCLYVLGLRSSSPYQYELYETQHVQLQYEVSCISIPQEELRPDNVTLSGGERDNFSNNPSADVNVRKFAVIGTHKPSVEIISVEPGEALRLLTIGTISVNNALGAPVSGCIPENVRFVAAERFYILAGLRNGMLLRFESEATEHYFPGSFYKDSSIPSVTAFLQLISIRRIGITPVFLVPIHDSANADIIVLSDRPWLLHAARHSLAYSSISFLPASHVTPVSSVDCPNGLLFVAESCLHLVEMVHGKRLNAQKFSIGGTPRKVLYHNESRTLLVLRTGLSGASCSSDIVQVDPQNGVLLSRYKCEPGETAKCMQITKIGSDQVLVVGTSRSAGRSMMSNGEAESSTKGRLIVLSLEAVESPRESSSFIPTSSFNPSSHSGSPFHDIIGYTTEEFSSNSLCSSPDEFCCNQIQAEQMAGHLRSLSHATLSGAVLAVYPYLDRYVLAAAGNAIYVFGFANENPHRMKKCTVGRTRFTITCLKTFASRIAVGDCRDGVLFYSYNESHRKLELIYSDPAQRLVGDIALLNCETAVVSDRRGSISVLSSTRLEISESPQKNLAVNCSFYMGETAMSIQKTAFRYRLPIDDDTDPVLESAYNCIVASTLLGSLFVMIPLTSEEHQLLQDVQERLSVHPLTAPVLGNDHAEFRQRGIPSGIPPILDGDMLVQFLELTGEQQQAILAHALPGKGPRRPVSVFEVLRTLERVHYALN from the exons ATGCGCTTCATATCGACATCCCAAGGTGAAGAATACTATCCAGTTTTGGCGATGATAATCAACAG GAAGGGCTCTGATGTGAATGACTTGTCATTATTTGGACATGAATCCAGCAGTGATGTTATCAGCCACATCTCTGATTATTCAGAAATCGGACCATTAGCACTTGACATATCAGAAATTCCTGAAATGCTTGGCTTTGCACTTCTGTTTCGTGTTGGTGATGCTTTACTGTTGGATCTTAGAAACCCAAGTAACGTCTGTTGTATCCGAAGAATTAGCTTAACTACTAGCCTGATTGGAGAACAAGTCACTGTTGAAGATTCCTGTCCAGGATTAGACGTTGATGACGATGTGGCTGCTTGTGCTTTGTTAGAACTGAGAGATTCTGCAAATAATATACTGAAGGATGATGGTTATATGGACATTGATGGCGTTGACAGCAGAGGTAGCGTGAAATCAAGGATCATTTGCTCATGGAGCTGGGAGCCACCTGACCCAATCAGACAAGGATGGGCAAGGCTTCTATTTTGCTTAGATGATGGAGAATTTCATATTTTGGATTTTACTTCTGATGTTGAAGGAGTCAAGCTGTACACCTTTGAGTATGTTGATAGGAGTTTGCCCTGCAAACCTCTTTTGTGGATGAAAAATACAATGATAATAGGCTTTGTAGAGATGGGGGATGGTATGATCTTTAAACTTGGCCATCGTAGATTGTTTCTTAAAAGCACAATTCAGAATGTAGCACCGATATTGGATCTAGCAATTGCTGATTACCACGGTGAGAAACAGGATCAGATGTTTGCATGTTGTGGTATGTGCCCTGAGGGCTCTTTGCGAGTTTTACGAAACGGTGTCAATGTGGAGAAACTTCTGAGGACTGAGGCTATTTATCAGGGTGTTACTGGATTGTGGACTTTGAGAATGAAAACAAATGATGCTTACCACTCTTTTCTTGTGTTATCATTTGTGGAGGAAACCAGAATACTGTCAGTAGGACTAAGTTTTAACGACATCAGTGATGCTGTGGGATTCCAGCCTGATGTTTGCACTTTGGCGTGTGGTTTGGTGACTGATGGTTTGCTCGTGCAAATTCACAGCAAAGGTGTAAAGCTCTGTTTGCCTACAGTATATGCTCACCCTGAGGGTGCCCCTTTAACTTCTCCAATTTGCACCAACTGGTACCCTGATATCACTATCAGTGTTGGTGCTGTAGGACATAATATTGTTGTTGTCGCTACATCAAATCCCTGCTGCCTATATGTCCTTGGACTCAGATCATCTTCGCCTTACCAGTACGAATTGTATGAGACACAGCATGTTCAATTACAATATGAAGTATCATGCATATCCATCCCACAAGAGGAATTGAGACCTGATAATGTAACATTGAGTGGTGGAGAGCGTGATAATTTTAGTAACAATCCCTCAGCTGATGTTAATGTCCGCAAGTTTGCTGTTATTGGAACTCATAAACCTTCTGTGGAAATCATCTCCGTGGAACCTGGAGAAGCATTAAGGTTATTGACTATTGGGACTATATCAGTGAACAATGCACTTGGTGCTCCTGTTAGTGGTTGTATACCTGAAAATGTGAGGTTTGTTGCGGCTGAGAGGTTTTACATCCTTGCAGGCTTGAGAAATGGAATGCTACTAAGATTTGAATCAGAAGCAACCGAGCATTATTTTCCTGGTTCCTTCTACAAGGACTCTTCTATCCCTTCTGTTACTGCATTCCTTCAGTTGATTTCGATAAGGCGGATTGGAATTACTCCTGTATTCTTGGTACCAATACATGATTCAGCTAATGCTGATATCATTGTTCTCAGTGATAGGCCTTGGCTATTACATGCGGCCAGACATAGTCTGGCATATTCATCCATTTCATTTCTACCTGCTTCGCATGTGACACCAGTGTCATCTGTTGATTGCCCCAATGGTCTACTGTTTGTTGCTGAGAGCTGTTTGCATTTG GTTGAAATGGTTCATGGGAAGCGATTGAATGCACAAAAGTTTTCAATTGGGGGAACTCCAAGGAAAGTGCTATACCATAATGAAAGCAGAACACTATTGGTACTAAGAACTGGGCTAAGTGGTGCATCATGTTCTTCGGATATTGTCCAAGTAGATCCACAAAATGGGGTATTGCTTTCCAGATATAAATGTGAACCTGGTGAAACAGCAAAGTGCATGCAAATTACAAAAATAGGAAGTGACCAAGTTTTAGTTGTTGGAACCAGTAGATCTGCTGGACGGTCAATGATGTCAAATGGTGAAGCAGAAAG CAGTACCAAGGGACGCCTGATTGTTTTAAGCTTGGAGGCCGTTGAAAGTCCACGTGAGAGCAGTTCATTTATTCCAACCTCTAGTTTTAATCCCTCCTCACATTCTGGCTCTCCTTTCCATGATATTATTGGATATACAACTGAAGAATTTTCTAGTAACAGTCTGTGCAGCAGTCCTGATGAGTTTTGCTGCAACCAGATTCAAGCTGAACAAATGGCAGGACATTTGAGATCATTGTCTCATGCCACATTGAGTGGTGCAGTTCTTGCTGTGTACCCATATCTAGATCGTTATGTGTTGGCTGCTGCTGGTAATGCG ATTTATGTATTTGGTTTCGCAAATGAAAATCCCCATAGGATGAAAAAATGCACTGTTGGTAGAACACGGTTTACAATAACTTGTTTGAAGACATTTGCATCACGGATTGCAGTTGGTGATTGTCGTGATGGTGTTCTATTCTATTCTTATAATGAG AGTCATAGGAAATTGGAATTGATCTATTCTGATCCTGCTCAAAGATTGGTGGGTGATATTGCACTTTTAAATTGTGAGACAGCTGTGGTATCAGATCGGCGTGGGAGCATATCTGTATTATCTTCCACAAGATTGGAAA TTTCAGAAAGTCCACAGAAGAACTTAGCCGTAAATTGTTCATTTTATATGGGTGAAACAGCTATGAGCATTCAGAAG ACTGCATTCAGGTATCGGCTTCcaattgatgatgatactgaCCCGGTGCTTGAGTCTGCTTATAATTGTATTGTGGCAAGTACCTTGCTGGGAAGTCTCTTTGTCATGATTCCACTTACAAG